One region of Mugil cephalus isolate CIBA_MC_2020 chromosome 17, CIBA_Mcephalus_1.1, whole genome shotgun sequence genomic DNA includes:
- the LOC125023913 gene encoding leucine-rich repeat-containing protein 74A-like, which yields MSILSFESLCLKDEDSLSPNEPGDLEDESDRDLESDENEKNNKDMSIAEVYMEACKLVGVVPVSYFIQSLDFPTMTLSHHGLGPLGCKALSIALVTDMHINTLELADNHIQAEGAKYLVEMLRANFTIQRLDLSNNYLKSAGAEYVAKMLLDNISLKSLKLSGNRFTDDDAKYFADALSTNSRIKELDLSHNEFCGRGGEHLGQLLANNEGLEALDLSWNHLRMKGAVAFSAGLKVNMMLKHLDLSWNGFGNEGALAMGEALKFNNTLVYLNLNNNRLTNEGVSMLCRGLEFNDTLRVLLLAYNSLTVEGALALVNVVKNTPKTALEEINICNVLVNENFVHLLEVTCQEHPGLDVQYGGVGGFIAKKPPKRIDPMKVIQDYLDHRKLRLWDFFRNIDKDGTMRVPVADFRRAVQQSSIPLDRYQIEELIQRLDRDRTGMVDYRGLADTRKQMMRDHRRQLKKFESRQKKEKQKSDRILKTFQNAVEAVTPHSSMVISPGATKEDSSGPQHFSATPLSSWHHIVMSNSSRYSVTNLSSVHLPMLGGTTPYRPTSSPAMRSYSQPNLLADSPRSAPGKSISAQGIRSDPEMGHSKLSPSASSLTRSRPALNAKQPEGKVKSKKLKKKKPKKHADKGSKDPTQTVT from the exons ATGTCCATACTGTCCTTTGAGTCCCTCTGCTTAAAAGATGAAGACTCCCTATCCCCAAATGAGCCTGGAGACTTGGAAGATGAATCTGACCGAGACCTAGAATCAGACG aaaatgagaAGAATAACAAGGACATGTCCATAGCTGAAGTGTATATGGAGGCCTGTAAGTTGGTGGGTGTGGTGCCAGtctcttattttattcaaaGCCTTGACTTTCCAACCATGACACTCAGTCACCATGGGCTAGGACCTCTGGGGTGCAAGGCACTTTCCATTGCCTTAGTG ACTGACATGCACATAAACACCCTGGAACTGGCGGACAATCACATTCAAGCTGAGGGGGCCAAATACCTTGTGGAGATGTTGAGGGCTAACTTCACCATCCAGCGCCTA GATTTATCAAACAACTATCTCAAATCTGCCGGAGCGGAGTATGTGGCCAAAATGTTGTTGGACAATATTTCCTTAAAATCTTTGAAGCTTTCAG GAAATAGATTCACTGATGATGATGCTAAATATTTTGCGGATGCCTTGTCG ACCAACTCCAGGATAAAGGAACTGGACCTGAGTCATAATGAGTTttgtggaagaggaggggagcATCTGGGACAGCTGCTGG CAAACAATGAAGGTCTTGAGGCGCTGGACCTCAGCTGGAATCATCTCAGAATGAAAGGAGCTGTGGCTTTTTCTGCTGGACTGAAG GTGAATATGATGTTAAAACATCTCGACTTGTCTTGGAACGGTTTTGGGAATGAAGGAGCCCTGGCCATGGGAGAGGCCCTTAAATTCAACAACACTCTGGTGTACCTCAACCTCAACAACAACCGCCTAACCAATGAGGGCGTCAGCATGCTGTGCAGGGGTCTTGAGTTCAATGACACGCTCAGAGTCCTGCTG CTGGCTTACAACTCTTTAACAGTAGAGGGAGCTCTTGCTCTAGTCAATGTGGTGAAGAACACACCCAAAACTGCCTTAGAGGAGATCAACATATGT AATGTGCTTGTAAATGAGAACTTTGTGCATCTCTTGGAGGTCACATGTCAGGAGCATCCTGGTCTGGATGTACAATATGGAGGAGTAGGAGGCTTTATTGCTAAGAAGCCACCGAAACGCATTGATCCAATGAAAGTCATCCAG GATTATCTTGATCACCGCAAGCTGCGCCTGTGGGACTTCTTTCGGAACATAGACAAAGACGGCACCATGCGAGTCCCTGTTGCTGACTTCAGAAGAGCTGTTCAG CAATCTAGCATTCCGTTGGATCGATACCAGATTGAGGAGCTGATTCAGAGGCTTGATCGTGACAGGACAGGAATGGTGGACTACAG GGGACTGGCGgatacaagaaaacaaatgatgagaGATCACCGCCGCCAGCTGAAGAAGTTTGAATCCCGtcagaaaaaagagaagcagaaaagtGACCGCATCCTTAAAACCTTCCAGAATGCTGTGGAGGCAGTTACACCTCACAGCTCCATGGTCATATCTCCAGGAGCCACCAAAGAGGACTCAAGTGGCCCCCAGCACTTTTCTGCCACCCCTCTCAGCTCCTGGCACCACATTGTCATGTCCAACAGCAGCCGCTACTCTGTCACTAATCTGAGCAGTGTCCACCTGCCCATGTTAGGGGGCACCACACCTTACCGTCCCACCAGTTCCCCAGCAATGCGCTCCTACTCCCAACCCAACCTGCTGGCTGACTCCCCTCGCTCAGCTCCAGGCAAGTCCATCTCTGCTCAGGGCATTCGCTCTGATCCGGAGATGGGCCACAGCAAGCTGAGCCCGAGTGCTAGCAGCCTGACCAGGTCCAGGCCTGCGCTTAATGCCAAGCAGCCAGAGGGTAAAGTCAAAAGCAAGaaattgaagaaaaagaaaccaaagaaacatGCAGATAAAGGCTCAAAGGATCCtacacaaactgtcacatga
- the LOC125023890 gene encoding olfactomedin-4-like, whose amino-acid sequence MIGTLYFLVLLSSATAWGRVGLWSKGSARNGTGGDMCTCDAFLPSTTFPIKDLVVVEQTAVEISHKVELEMGKLEDYEIKLTSYAEKIIQLSAEINVMEKNPDDYNDANFEDKKVEIKQMEALIKELQLSIKSSTTVFESLRVQITAMEETLTRLEISYDKNMVLKTRREYLKVQLELEECERRHQEIFSPDIGSCAHTGIIKVSKPIVSQLNAHLSTGYIYGGWGKDSKPIPDRESMYWYSGYSSAQIPDIRFYVDYKNLILRKPFQHYTLHSSWIGKGNNFVMRDNTLYYQINSPFAVAKLNFTTMSYQNRVIPGASLSFSYAGSPSQNLDLSADETGLWVTYATEESSGRLVIAKINEASFGIEEEYVTSVYKPSLSNAFMVCGVLYAVRTVDILNEEIFYKYDTKTKEESYMSVLFERFQDKFSSLDYNPTDQKLYMYNDGYYVNYHLWFNHTTKATM is encoded by the exons ATGATCGGCACTCTGTATTTCTTAGTGCTGCTGAGCTCCGCAACGGCCTGGGGG cGTGTTGGCCTATGGAGCAAGGGCAGTGCAAGGAATGGGACAGGAGGGGACATGTGTACCTGTGATGCCTTCCTGCCCAGTACAACCTTTCCTATTAAAgatctggtggtggtagagcAGACAGCTGTGGAGATCTCACACAaggtggagctggagatggGCAAG CTGGAAGACTATGAAATCAAGCTGACATCATATGCTGAGAAGATCATACAATTGTCAGCTGAAATTAATGTAATGGAAAAGAACCCAGATGACTACAATGACGccaactttgaggacaaaaaggTGGAGATTAAGCAAATGGAGGCCCTGATTAAAGAACTGCAGCTCTCCATCAAAAGCTCCACCACTGTCTTTGAGTCCCTGCGTGTACAG ATCACAGCCATGGAGGAGACCTTGACGAGGCTGGAGATTAGCTACGACAAGAACATGGTCCTGAAGACCCGCCGAGAGTACTTGAAGGTGCAGCTGGAACTGGAGGAATGCGAGAGACGCCACCAGGAGATTTTCAGCCCCGACATTG GCTCTTGTGCTCACACTGGTATCATCAAGGTCAGCAAACCCATTGTAAGCCAGCTGAATGCTCATCTAAGCACTGGCTATATATACGGAGGCTGGGGGAAAGATTCGAAGCCCATTCCAGATAGAGAGTCTATGTACTGGTACTCTGGCTACTCTAGTGCTCAAATTCCTGACATTAGGTTTTACGTCGACTACAAGAACCTCATCTTGAGAAAACCCTTCCAGCATTACACCTTACATAGCAGCTGGATTGGTAAAGGGAACAATTTCGTCATGCGTGATAATACTCTCTACTATCAGATAAACAGTCCATTTGCAGTGGCCAAACTGAATTTCACCACCATGAGTTATCAAAACAGGGTGATCCCCGGAGCTAGCCTCAGCTTTTCTTATGCTGGTTCCCCCAGTCAGAACTTGGACTTAAGTGCTGATGAAACTGGCTTGTGGGTGACCTATGCCACAGAGGAGTCTAGCGGTCGGTTGGTCATTGCTAAAATAAATGAGGCTTCTTTTGGAATAGAGGAGGAGTATGTGACTAGTGTTTACAAACCAAGCCTGAGCAATGCCTTCATGGTGTGTGGTGTTCTGTATGCAGTCAGGACAGTTGATATCCTGAACGAAGAGATATTTTACAAGTATGACACCAAAACCAAAGAGGAAAGCTACATGAGTGTTCTCTTTGAGAGGTTCCAGGATAAGTTCTCCAGCCTGGACTACAATCCAACTGACCAGAAGCTCTACATGTACAATGATGGCTACTATGTTAACTACCATCTGTGGTTTAACCACACAACTAAAGCCACCATGTAG